A genome region from Piliocolobus tephrosceles isolate RC106 chromosome 8, ASM277652v3, whole genome shotgun sequence includes the following:
- the LOC116418877 gene encoding uncharacterized protein LOC116418877 — protein sequence MCWLRAWGQILLPVFLSLFLIQLLISFSENGFFHSPRNNQKPRDKTEEECAVKKSCQLCTKDKKCIWCSEEKICKKYCFPYFGCKFSSIYWLNCAVDMFGIVMLLLIAILITGFIWYCCAYHFYLQDLNRNRVYFYGRRETVPVPNCSATGKCFHLFDRASQTPSVTACSLVPNIKIKV from the exons ATGTGCTGGCTGCGGGCATGGGGCCAGATCCTCCTGCCagtttttctctccctctttcttatccaattgcttatcagcttctcAGAGAATGGTTTTTTCCACAGCCCCAGGAACAATCAGAAACCAAGAGATAAGACTGAAGAGG aatgTGCTGTAAAGAAGAGTTGTCAATTGTGCACAAAAGATAAGAAA TGTATTTGGTGTAgtgaagaaaaaatatgcaaaaaatattgttttccatacTTCGGGTGTAAATTCAGTTCTATATATTGGTTAAACTGTGCAG tTGACATGTTTGGAATTGTGATGCTTCTACTCATTGCAATACTAATTACAGGATTCATTTGGTACTGCTGCGCCTATCACTTTTACCTGCAGGA TTTGAACAGAAATCGTGTCTATTTTTATGGAAGACGAGAAACAGTTCCTGTTCCCAACTGCAGTGCTACTGGcaagtgttttcatttatttgatagaGCGTCCCAGACTCCTTCAGTAACAGCTTGTTCCCTTGTTCCAAACATCAAAATTAAAGTATGA